The Synechococcus sp. WH 8101 sequence GTTGGTGCTGCCGATGTCCCCTGCCCTCGCGGTCCGGTGGCGCAGTGCGCTCACCGCGCAGTCACCAGAGCGCCTGCCATGGCGATGGCGTGCCCACAACCAGGATGCCCACCGGTGCGGGGTTGGCAAGGATCAGGCCTGGCCGCGGTCTCTGCAAGGCGCATCTCTCGGTGCGATGCATCAAGCGCACCTCACGGTGCGACGCGGTCCCTGCCACCCCCACCCCAGCGGGCCTTGGACCTGGGTGTTCCACGCCAGTTCTCTCCATGGCACGTTCCTCTGCTCCCTGCTGCGAAGTCCGCTTCCTGGTGCTGCACACCTACCCGGATGGCATCAAGGCCTATGGCCATGAGCGGCTCACCATCCCGATCGGTCGGCGCGGCAAGCCGGTCAAAAAGATGCGCCTGATCCCTGCCGAGAGGGCCCATGCCCTGGCGCGGAAGCTGCAGGGCCGCTTCGGCACCACGGTGTCAGTGCTCTGAGGGCGATCGCTGATCGCCCTGGCCGGGAGGCGCATCAGCCTCCCGGGGTTGTCTGGGCGTATCAGCTGGAACTTGCCTGGATCCCTTCCTGGCGGCAGTGTGAATCCACCCCTGGGGTTGTCCCCGCATGAGCTGGCAGGAGTTCGAACGGCTGGTGGACGATGCCGAGAGCGACCGGGAGCTCCGCTGGGTGTTGCGCCACTGCCGCAGCGCCGAGGACCTGGTTCTGGCCGCCCGCAAGCTCGGCTACCGGGTGACGCGGGTGGATCTGCAGCGGGCGATCGAGGAGGAGCGGCAGGAGCAACGCGGTGATCGTCCGGTTGCAGCAGCAGCTGACGCCACCGCGCTGACCGGTGGCTGGGATGACGCGCGGGAGCGGTTGTGATCACCACTCCGCTGCACCAGCAGAAACAGAAGCTGCGGATCACCTACCGGGTGCTCTGGCCCAATGAAACCTCCCGGGTGTTCATCTCCGATGCCAGCCGAGCTGACGCCCAGCTGCAGGTGGAGCGCTGGCAGGCCTGGCGATCCTTCACCCGCTCGCAGTGGTTCCCGGCACCCTTGACCGCAGATCAGATGCAAGAGCAGGTGGAAGCAGATCTGCGTCAATCCCATCCCCGCGCTCTTGATCTGGTGGTGGAGCGAATCGAGATGGTGCGCCGCTGAGGGCGCAACGAGGAGCGCGATCGCCAATCTCGTCTGGTGCTGATGCGCTTGGCGCCAAAGACCAGCTGTTGCGCTGCCAGACTCATCGGTCTCATGCTGCTCCGGTTGCCAGCCATGACCGTCAACATCGAATGGCAGGACCAGCACGGCCGCTGGCATCACCTTCAAAGCCAGCAGAACCAGACCGACGCCTATCGCGTCGCCATGCGCCGGGCTGAATCCACCGGCAAACGGCATCGCCTGGTCGACGACTCAGGTCGATTGCTGGAGCTGCTCGCCGCCTGAGCTTGCGTTGAAGCGCTCCCGGCTGATCCAACGGCTCAGCCCCTCAGCTGCAGTGAGCGGCTGCGGCAGCAGAGCGGGGACCATGGGCGGGAAAGGTGATCACGAACCCGCGATCGGCTTGAGAGCAGAGAAGAAGGCCAAATCTGCATGGTTACGATTAGGCAAAGTTGCCACCTATGTGGTTATTACGGGCAAGTCGGCTTGCCCTCACCGCTCTGGCGGCGATGTAGATCGGCTGCCCAGCCGAGAGCATCGTTGTATCGCTAGCTGTGGGCGAAGGGTGCATCGTTCACGGGTTCTGAGCGCTTGGACTGTTCTGCATGCGGTGTTCCAGCTGCATCCATCGCGCTCTGTAGGCCTCCAGGCTGATCGTCCCGGCAGCCAATTGATGATCGAGTTTGCTCATCTCCTGAAGTGCGTGAGCTGACTCTCGCTCACTGGCGCCTGCTTCCAGGCCTGGATCCTGTGACCCTGGCTCCGGGAGTTCTTGCTTGCGGAGTTTGTCCTTCACCCAGCCGAACGCGGAACCCATGGCTTCGGTGGCGCTTCCGGCAGCGCTGCCAACCACATCACCGACGGCACCCATGGCCTGACCCAGGACTCCTTCTTCCTTTCGGTACCTCTCACATAGCTCCTCGGTTTGCTGCAACTGGTGGCTCTGATTCAGCGCAGCAAGTAACTGGCTGAGGGTCTGCTTCTCGGCTGGATGAAGAACGCCGTCCGCTGCTGCAATCAAGCAGAAGCAGTGTGCAAGAGCTTTTGAACACTCCTCATCGCCAACGGTGCTCAGCTGGGCCAGTACCCCATTGAGATCGGCATGCACCTTCCCGGCAAGGCCTTCCAGTTGTTCGGGACTGAGCTGCAGCTGCCTGAGGAACGTGAGGTAGACCTCATGCTCCAGATCGCTGAAATCACCATCAGCTAGAGCCAGGGCCACGAGCCCTTCCACCATCGCCAATGCGGTGGACTCATCTGTTGTGACCTTGGCCTGAAGTCGAAGGGCCTCCTCTCTCAGCCCAGCCTTGATGCGTACTTCCTGGCGAACCCGGCTTCCCATCGCTCGGGTGGCTGTGTAGTTCCATCCCGCAGACAGGGCCACACCCACAACGGGGACAGCTGTTTTGAGAATGCCTTTCTGGGTCACACTCCTGGCGATGCGAGGACCCAGGACACGGTTGACAGCCGACTGGATTGCCTTGGTATTGCCATGAATCAGCCGATACAGCTGGGCACGCATCACCTCGGGACCCAGGGCTTTGGCACCGATGCCACCGACCTCCGCCAGCTTGACGCCATAAACCACGGCGAAGATTCCCAGTAGATCTTCTGGATCCGAAGCGTCGAGAGGAATGCCGTAGAGGAGGTGCAAGTCGTAGACGAGCCTGAGCTGCAGCCGAACGGTGTAGAGCACTTCTGCCATGACGGCGGACACGGCCATTGGAATGCCAACGCCGGCGGTGAACACCGCACCGCTGGCTGCAGCACCGGAGAGACTTCCGGCGATAGCGGACGTCTGTTCAGCCAGTTCGCAGAGCTTGCCCGCAATCGCTTCGGTGGGGAGGCCCGGGTATTTGCTCCGTAGCCAGGCTTCACCGCCCTGCTCGATCACCCGTTCCTGGTATCCGCGAAGGCAGGCCAGGAGAAAATCGTTAAACCAACTACCGCTTTTGATCGCATCCCAGCCAAACGCTTGAGCAGTCTCTTTGAGATCATTGATCTCATTGAGAATGGCAGATCGGAAATCAGCCGAATTTTGAGCAAGTTCTTCTGGCGAGGATTGGATCGTCATAAGGTTTAGGGGACGGATGTTGCAAGTGGCCGAAGCAGGTCAATGGGCTCGGTGAACATGAAAGAAGATGAATCGTGGCTGGCACCCTCCGCTACGTCGCAGCCAGTCGGTAACTGGACGGATAAACTTTGATGCGACCATCGCTGATCATGCTTTGCAGTTGAATGCCGGATATTT is a genomic window containing:
- a CDS encoding Nif11-like leader peptide family natural product precursor, which codes for MSWQEFERLVDDAESDRELRWVLRHCRSAEDLVLAARKLGYRVTRVDLQRAIEEERQEQRGDRPVAAAADATALTGGWDDARERL